The Azospirillum brasilense genome has a window encoding:
- a CDS encoding amidohydrolase/deacetylase family metallohydrolase, with translation MSETHTFDLVLRGGRILDPANGLDLVGDLAVAKGRIAAVAERLPDDAADTILDVTGKLVTPGLIDTHAHVFEKVTGRFGLNPDMVGVRSGVSTLVDQGGPSLMTLPAFRRFIAEPARSRTLCFLSAYLVGGLEGHYYPQLYRPDCVDVDATIRVGRENRDIVKGIKAHAEVGGASRWGLDVIKQAKRIADGIGVPLYVHLGQLWPEVEGGEAVDPDMLVEELVPLLDSRDILAHPFTRHPGGFISTRTGEVHPVIYKALERGLTVDVGHGSHFSFEMARRTLAAGILPYTLGADLHGYNVKAPVTGAGGDREANPFYGVAPFSLTHAMTELLTLGMALGDVLKTVTSNPAAMLGMADEIGALTPGMAADVAVLEVKAGRWQLSDNSGERVTAPEMIVPAFSLRDGVVQEVDSPLLPKPIPVAA, from the coding sequence ATGTCAGAGACGCACACGTTCGACCTCGTGCTCCGCGGCGGACGGATTCTCGATCCGGCCAACGGGCTGGATCTGGTCGGCGATCTGGCGGTCGCGAAGGGCCGCATCGCGGCGGTCGCGGAACGGCTGCCCGACGATGCCGCCGACACCATCCTCGACGTGACCGGAAAGCTCGTGACGCCGGGCCTGATCGACACCCACGCGCATGTCTTCGAAAAGGTCACCGGGCGCTTCGGGCTGAACCCGGACATGGTGGGCGTGCGCTCCGGCGTGTCGACGCTGGTCGATCAGGGCGGGCCGAGCCTGATGACCCTGCCGGCCTTCCGCCGCTTCATCGCCGAGCCGGCGCGCTCGCGCACGCTGTGCTTCCTGTCGGCCTATCTGGTCGGCGGGCTGGAGGGGCACTATTACCCGCAGCTCTACCGTCCGGATTGCGTCGATGTGGACGCCACCATCCGCGTCGGGCGCGAGAACCGCGACATCGTGAAGGGCATCAAGGCCCACGCGGAGGTCGGCGGCGCCTCGCGCTGGGGCCTCGACGTCATCAAGCAGGCCAAGCGGATCGCCGACGGCATCGGCGTGCCGCTCTATGTCCATCTCGGCCAGCTCTGGCCGGAGGTCGAGGGCGGCGAGGCCGTCGATCCCGACATGCTGGTGGAGGAGCTGGTCCCGCTGCTGGATTCGCGGGACATCCTGGCCCATCCCTTCACCCGCCACCCTGGCGGCTTCATCTCAACCCGCACCGGCGAGGTGCATCCGGTCATCTACAAGGCGCTGGAGCGCGGGCTCACCGTGGACGTCGGCCACGGCTCGCACTTCAGCTTCGAGATGGCGCGGCGGACACTGGCGGCGGGCATCCTGCCCTACACGCTGGGCGCCGACCTGCACGGCTACAACGTGAAGGCCCCGGTCACGGGTGCCGGCGGCGACCGCGAGGCCAACCCCTTCTACGGCGTCGCCCCCTTCAGCCTGACCCACGCGATGACCGAGCTGCTGACCCTCGGCATGGCGCTGGGCGACGTTCTGAAGACGGTGACCAGCAACCCCGCCGCCATGCTGGGCATGGCCGACGAGATCGGCGCGCTGACTCCGGGCATGGCCGCCGACGTGGCGGTTCTGGAGGTCAAGGCCGGCCGCTGGCAGCTCAGCGACAACAGCGGCGAGCGGGTGACCGCGCCGGAGATGATCGTCCCGGCCTTCTCGCTGCGCGACGGCGTGGTGCAGGAGGTCGACAGCCCGCTGTTGCCGAAGCCGATTCCAGTGGCGGCGTAA
- a CDS encoding sulfite exporter TauE/SafE family protein, whose amino-acid sequence MTGLGIAAVPQLPILGGGLLLAGGFAGLAAGMMGVGGGIVIVPVLYHLFTALGVDEAVRMHVAVGTSLATIIATSLTSLSAHRRRGAVDGDLLRAWGPAIFLGVLAGTAVAGVVRGPVLTAVFAGMAVLVTLHMLFGKPEWRIADGLPSGAPRQGLAGSIGMMSAMMGIGGGTLSVPILTLFGYPIHRAVGTAAALGFIIGVPGTVGFVLTGWNVPGRPDFSLGYVNLLGLALILPASMAMAPLGARLAHSLDTRVLRRVFALFLGLTAARMIHGLLP is encoded by the coding sequence GTGACCGGGCTGGGGATCGCGGCGGTGCCGCAGCTTCCCATCCTCGGCGGCGGGCTGCTGCTGGCCGGCGGCTTCGCCGGGCTGGCGGCGGGCATGATGGGGGTGGGCGGCGGCATCGTGATCGTGCCGGTGCTCTATCACCTGTTCACCGCGCTGGGCGTGGACGAGGCCGTGCGCATGCACGTCGCGGTCGGCACCTCGCTCGCGACCATCATCGCCACCTCGCTGACGTCGCTGAGCGCCCACCGGCGCCGCGGCGCCGTCGACGGCGACCTGCTGCGCGCCTGGGGGCCGGCGATCTTCCTCGGCGTGCTGGCGGGAACGGCGGTGGCCGGCGTGGTGCGCGGCCCGGTGTTGACGGCGGTGTTTGCCGGGATGGCGGTCCTGGTCACGCTGCACATGCTGTTCGGCAAGCCCGAGTGGCGCATCGCCGACGGCCTGCCGAGCGGCGCGCCGCGCCAGGGGCTGGCCGGCAGCATCGGCATGATGTCCGCCATGATGGGCATCGGCGGCGGCACGCTCAGCGTCCCCATCCTGACCCTGTTCGGCTACCCGATCCACCGCGCGGTCGGCACGGCGGCGGCGCTCGGCTTCATCATCGGCGTGCCGGGAACGGTGGGCTTCGTGCTGACCGGCTGGAACGTGCCGGGCCGCCCGGATTTCAGCTTGGGCTACGTCAATCTGCTGGGGCTGGCGCTGATCCTGCCAGCTTCCATGGCCATGGCGCCGCTCGGCGCGCGGCTCGCCCATAGCCTCGACACCCGCGTCCTGCGCCGCGTCTTCGCCCTGTTCCTGGGTCTGACCGCGGCGCGGATGATCCACGGCCTTCTTCCCTGA
- a CDS encoding gamma-glutamyltransferase family protein produces MLNTPRSRRGMVTSPHHLASQAGLQILRDGGTAVEAAVAVAAALAVVYPHMTGIGGDGFWLIAEPGRDPVAIDACGGAGKAVSLDLYRRHGHATVPWRGPLAANTVAGTIDGWREALAVSAGWADPLPLARILEEAIAHAEQGIPVTASQERLTRQKLHELKDVPGFKDTFLPGGAVPLEGSTLKQPALAATLRRLAAEGLDSFYRGPLAASIAADLERAGSPVGAADLAAHAAHRRPALSVGVRGARLFNHPPPTQGLASLMILALFDRLGVTEGEGFDHIHGLIEATKQAFLVRDREVGDPAYMGREAQSFLDAAVLDGLAANIDRARALPWPHVAKPGDTVWLGVIDGQGRAVSMIQSVYFEFGSGLVLPETGITWQNRGASFRLAEDGWNALAPGRKPFHTLNPAMARFDDGRSMVYGTMGGEGQPQTQAAVFSRYAMFGQGLQAAVTAPRWLLGRTWGEDSVTLKLESRFDPALVAALRDAGHAVELLDPYTSTMGHAGAIVRHPDGTLEGATDPRSDGAVAAW; encoded by the coding sequence ATGCTGAACACGCCGCGCAGCCGCCGGGGGATGGTCACCTCCCCGCATCATCTCGCCAGCCAGGCCGGTCTCCAGATCCTGCGCGACGGCGGCACCGCCGTCGAGGCGGCGGTCGCCGTCGCCGCGGCGCTGGCCGTCGTCTACCCGCACATGACCGGCATCGGCGGCGACGGCTTCTGGCTGATCGCCGAGCCGGGGCGCGACCCCGTCGCCATCGACGCCTGCGGCGGGGCGGGCAAGGCCGTCTCGCTCGACCTCTACCGGCGCCACGGCCACGCCACCGTGCCCTGGCGCGGGCCGCTGGCGGCGAACACGGTCGCCGGCACCATCGACGGCTGGCGCGAGGCGCTGGCCGTCAGCGCCGGCTGGGCCGACCCGCTGCCGCTCGCCCGCATCCTGGAGGAGGCCATCGCCCACGCCGAGCAGGGCATCCCGGTCACCGCCAGCCAGGAGAGGCTGACCCGCCAGAAGCTGCACGAGTTGAAGGACGTCCCCGGCTTCAAGGACACCTTCCTGCCGGGCGGCGCCGTGCCGCTGGAAGGCTCCACGCTGAAGCAGCCGGCGCTGGCCGCCACGCTGCGCCGGCTGGCGGCGGAGGGGCTGGACAGCTTCTACCGCGGGCCGCTCGCAGCATCCATCGCAGCGGATCTGGAGCGCGCCGGCTCGCCGGTGGGCGCCGCCGATCTGGCGGCCCATGCGGCGCACCGCCGGCCGGCCCTGTCGGTGGGCGTGCGCGGGGCGCGGCTGTTCAACCACCCGCCGCCGACGCAGGGTCTGGCCTCGCTGATGATCCTCGCTTTGTTCGACCGGTTGGGCGTGACGGAGGGCGAGGGCTTCGACCACATCCACGGGCTGATCGAGGCGACCAAGCAGGCCTTCCTGGTCCGCGACCGCGAGGTCGGCGACCCGGCCTACATGGGACGGGAGGCGCAGAGCTTCCTCGACGCCGCCGTGCTGGACGGGCTGGCCGCCAACATCGACCGCGCCCGCGCGCTGCCCTGGCCGCATGTCGCGAAGCCCGGCGACACGGTGTGGCTGGGCGTGATCGACGGGCAGGGCCGCGCCGTCAGCATGATCCAGAGCGTCTATTTCGAATTCGGCTCCGGCCTCGTCCTGCCGGAGACCGGCATCACCTGGCAGAACCGCGGCGCTTCCTTCCGCCTGGCGGAGGATGGCTGGAACGCGCTGGCGCCCGGCCGCAAGCCCTTCCACACGCTGAACCCGGCGATGGCCCGCTTCGACGACGGGCGCAGCATGGTCTACGGCACCATGGGCGGGGAGGGGCAGCCGCAGACTCAGGCCGCCGTCTTCTCCCGCTACGCGATGTTCGGGCAGGGCCTGCAGGCCGCCGTCACGGCGCCGCGCTGGCTGCTCGGCCGCACCTGGGGCGAGGACAGCGTGACGCTGAAGCTGGAAAGCCGCTTCGACCCCGCCCTGGTCGCCGCCCTGCGCGACGCCGGGCACGCGGTCGAACTGCTCGATCCGTACACGAGCACCATGGGGCATGCGGGCGCCATCGTCCGCCATCCCGACGGAACGCTGGAGGGGGCGACCGATCCCCGCAGCGATGGCGCGGTCGCCGCCTGGTGA
- a CDS encoding ABC transporter substrate-binding protein produces MRTMKTTALLLSAALLAPGVAFAQETIKIGVTQPLTGAVAASGNYVANGARVAEEVVNANGGVLGKKIQLIIEDNKSNPKEAVASAEKLIVRDKVPVLMGAWSSTFTLAVMPKLVEYGVPMVVETSSSTKITTSGNPWVFRIAPTSAMEAKSFAEKLDHFQPAIQKADFLAVNNDFGRGSAEEFRKMLQAKGVKIGVTETMAPEATDLSAQLSSIKQSGGDTLFVTTGVEQITLILKQAAELRLPHRIITNGGSSSPDQLIAQAGAAADGGYFTLFFAPWFPEKAVHPTVAKSFVDGWNKKGYDFAGLTEGYRGYDGIMTIVEAIKKAGKAEPQAIRDALWTVKLDGVNGDIAFKKDGPEGKESGQNEANVYVVQVKDGKVTMP; encoded by the coding sequence ATGCGGACGATGAAGACCACGGCGTTGCTGCTGAGCGCCGCGCTGCTGGCGCCGGGCGTGGCCTTTGCGCAGGAGACGATCAAGATCGGCGTGACCCAGCCGCTGACCGGCGCGGTCGCCGCGTCGGGCAATTACGTCGCCAACGGCGCGCGGGTGGCGGAGGAGGTCGTGAACGCCAACGGCGGCGTTCTCGGCAAGAAGATCCAGCTGATCATCGAGGACAACAAGAGCAACCCGAAGGAGGCCGTCGCCTCCGCCGAGAAGCTGATCGTGCGCGACAAGGTCCCGGTGCTGATGGGCGCCTGGAGCTCCACCTTCACCCTGGCGGTGATGCCGAAGCTGGTGGAGTACGGCGTGCCGATGGTGGTGGAGACCTCCTCCTCGACCAAGATCACCACCTCCGGCAACCCCTGGGTGTTCCGCATCGCCCCGACCTCCGCCATGGAGGCCAAGTCCTTCGCGGAGAAGCTGGACCATTTCCAGCCGGCCATCCAGAAGGCCGATTTCCTGGCTGTGAACAACGACTTCGGCCGCGGCTCGGCGGAAGAGTTCCGCAAGATGCTGCAGGCCAAGGGCGTCAAGATCGGCGTCACCGAGACGATGGCCCCGGAGGCCACCGACCTGTCGGCCCAGCTTTCCAGCATCAAGCAGTCGGGCGGCGACACGCTGTTCGTCACCACCGGCGTCGAGCAGATCACCCTGATCCTGAAGCAGGCGGCCGAGTTGCGCCTGCCGCACCGGATCATCACCAACGGCGGCTCCTCCTCCCCCGACCAGCTCATCGCGCAGGCGGGTGCGGCGGCGGATGGCGGCTACTTCACGCTGTTCTTCGCCCCCTGGTTCCCGGAGAAGGCGGTGCACCCGACGGTCGCCAAGAGCTTCGTCGATGGCTGGAACAAGAAGGGCTACGACTTCGCCGGCCTGACCGAGGGCTACCGCGGCTATGACGGCATCATGACCATCGTGGAAGCCATCAAGAAGGCCGGCAAGGCCGAGCCGCAGGCCATCCGCGACGCGCTGTGGACCGTCAAGCTGGACGGCGTGAACGGCGACATCGCCTTCAAGAAGGACGGCCCGGAGGGCAAGGAGAGCGGCCAGAACGAGGCCAACGTCTACGTCGTCCAGGTGAAGGACGGCAAGGTGACGATGCCGTAA
- a CDS encoding branched-chain amino acid ABC transporter permease — protein MEAHLQHLLNAVVLGGTYALLGIGLTLIFGIMRVVNFTHGELYTFGAYMAYMLAGMMGLNFFMSLAMAAVLGMALGALIEFTLLRPLKGADIDTTMLVMIGAGIAMQAGEQLVWGGVAKSVPSPFPTEPVVLGSVSVGMNRLFVLGVALLLLGGFYLLINRTKLGVAMRATFQDPDTAALMGVNRGLMYTLTFALGSGLAATAGALLGPIFVVTPTMGDLVALKAFAIVILGGLGNIPGATIGGFVLALAEEFGAGYLSSGYRDAMGFILIIAVLIVRPQGLFAMKERIG, from the coding sequence GTGGAAGCGCATCTGCAGCACCTTTTGAACGCCGTGGTCCTGGGGGGGACCTACGCGCTGCTGGGAATCGGCCTGACGCTGATCTTCGGCATCATGCGCGTGGTCAACTTCACCCATGGCGAGCTTTACACCTTCGGCGCCTACATGGCCTACATGCTGGCCGGGATGATGGGACTGAACTTCTTCATGTCCCTGGCGATGGCCGCCGTGTTGGGCATGGCGCTGGGCGCGCTGATCGAATTCACGCTGCTGCGCCCGCTGAAGGGTGCCGACATCGACACCACCATGCTGGTGATGATCGGCGCCGGCATCGCCATGCAGGCCGGCGAGCAGCTGGTCTGGGGCGGTGTCGCGAAGTCCGTGCCCAGCCCCTTCCCGACCGAGCCGGTGGTGCTGGGGTCGGTGTCGGTGGGCATGAACCGGCTGTTCGTCCTGGGCGTGGCGCTGCTGCTGCTGGGCGGCTTCTACCTGCTCATCAACCGGACCAAGCTGGGCGTCGCCATGCGCGCCACCTTCCAGGACCCGGACACGGCGGCGCTGATGGGCGTCAACCGCGGGCTGATGTACACGCTGACCTTCGCGCTCGGCTCCGGCCTCGCCGCCACGGCGGGGGCGCTGCTCGGCCCGATCTTCGTGGTCACACCGACCATGGGCGATCTGGTGGCGCTGAAGGCCTTCGCCATCGTCATCCTGGGCGGGTTGGGCAACATCCCCGGCGCCACCATCGGCGGCTTCGTCCTGGCGCTCGCCGAGGAGTTCGGCGCCGGCTACCTGTCGTCGGGCTACCGCGACGCCATGGGCTTCATCCTCATCATCGCCGTGCTGATCGTGCGGCCCCAGGGTCTCTTCGCCATGAAGGAGCGGATCGGATGA
- a CDS encoding branched-chain amino acid ABC transporter permease: MTTRLLPWLFVLVMAVGPLWLGDQYILYVLTSTGIFIIGAMSLNLLLGYTGQLSLGHIAFFGIGAYTSALLSLGFDLDLGGAEPFVLGPQPVWVAFLGGILVAALFGFLIGKLAFRVRGAYFVIVTISFAQVMRMVALNWVDLTEGPMALNNIPPLSVWLPWDGVIPLYKKEYNYLLVLAVAVVCFLVIQRLVQSRVGRALVALRENESLARSVGIDVTRYLVVATVIAAGMAGAAGGLYTHYIRIVDPDVFMFIYTVTMVIMVVTGGKGTLAGPIVGGLAFGILPEVLREVARPEVQWIIYGVAMIVVVFFLPQGIVPAVKNWFAGRRKRVAGTALGLRKETSA, from the coding sequence ATGACGACGCGTCTCCTCCCCTGGCTGTTCGTCCTGGTCATGGCGGTCGGACCGCTGTGGCTGGGCGACCAGTACATCCTCTACGTCCTGACCTCGACCGGCATCTTCATCATCGGGGCGATGAGCCTGAACCTGCTGCTCGGCTACACCGGGCAGCTCAGCCTCGGCCACATCGCCTTCTTCGGGATCGGGGCCTACACCAGCGCGCTGCTGTCGCTGGGCTTCGACCTCGATCTCGGCGGGGCGGAACCCTTCGTGCTGGGGCCGCAGCCGGTGTGGGTCGCCTTCCTCGGCGGCATCCTGGTGGCGGCGTTGTTCGGCTTCCTGATCGGCAAGCTCGCCTTCCGGGTGCGCGGGGCCTACTTCGTCATCGTCACCATCAGCTTTGCCCAGGTCATGCGCATGGTCGCGCTGAACTGGGTGGACCTGACCGAGGGGCCGATGGCGCTGAACAACATCCCGCCGCTGTCGGTCTGGCTGCCGTGGGACGGGGTGATCCCGCTCTACAAGAAGGAATACAATTACCTTCTGGTGCTGGCGGTCGCGGTGGTCTGCTTCCTGGTGATCCAGCGGCTGGTGCAGTCGCGGGTCGGCCGGGCGCTGGTGGCGCTGCGCGAGAACGAGTCGCTGGCGCGCTCGGTCGGCATCGACGTGACGCGCTATCTGGTCGTCGCCACGGTGATCGCGGCGGGCATGGCCGGGGCCGCGGGCGGGCTCTACACCCACTACATCCGCATCGTCGATCCGGACGTCTTCATGTTCATCTACACGGTGACCATGGTCATCATGGTGGTGACGGGCGGCAAGGGCACGCTGGCCGGACCGATCGTCGGCGGCCTCGCCTTCGGCATCCTGCCCGAGGTGCTGCGCGAGGTGGCGCGGCCCGAGGTGCAGTGGATCATCTACGGCGTCGCCATGATCGTGGTCGTCTTCTTCCTGCCGCAGGGCATCGTCCCGGCGGTGAAGAACTGGTTCGCCGGCCGCCGCAAGCGCGTCGCCGGAACGGCGCTGGGCCTGCGCAAGGAGACCTCGGCATGA
- a CDS encoding ABC transporter ATP-binding protein, whose translation MSLALDESAAPILAAPILEVREVAVHFSGLIAIASMSFAVPEGEIVSLIGPNGAGKTTAFNVITGFLKPTGGKVLFRGTDLTRLSSNRIAGLGVVRTFQRTSIFAGCTVFDNVLTGMHRQGRAETWGALLRLASVRAETERMRAAVAEILAFVGLSHRADELAGNLAYGEQRLLGIAIALAADPKLLLLDEPAAGLNPSETEAFMGVVQRIRDRGVTILLVEHDMRMVMTISDRVVVLNHGRIIAEGPPEVIRANPDVIQAYLGQGVKHAKG comes from the coding sequence ATGAGCCTCGCCCTCGACGAATCCGCCGCCCCGATCCTGGCCGCTCCGATTCTGGAGGTGCGCGAGGTCGCCGTCCATTTCAGCGGCCTGATCGCCATCGCCTCGATGAGCTTCGCCGTGCCGGAGGGGGAGATCGTCAGCCTGATCGGCCCCAACGGGGCGGGCAAGACGACGGCCTTCAACGTCATCACCGGCTTCCTGAAGCCGACCGGCGGCAAGGTGCTGTTCCGCGGCACCGACCTGACCCGCCTGTCCTCCAACCGCATCGCCGGCCTGGGCGTCGTGCGCACCTTCCAGCGCACCAGCATCTTCGCCGGCTGCACCGTCTTCGACAACGTGCTGACCGGGATGCACCGGCAGGGCCGGGCGGAGACCTGGGGGGCGCTGCTGCGGCTCGCCTCCGTGCGGGCGGAGACGGAGCGGATGCGGGCGGCGGTGGCCGAGATCCTGGCCTTCGTCGGGCTGTCGCACCGCGCCGACGAGCTGGCCGGCAACCTCGCCTACGGGGAGCAGCGGCTTCTCGGCATCGCCATCGCGCTGGCCGCCGACCCGAAGCTGCTGCTGCTGGACGAGCCCGCCGCCGGGCTGAACCCGTCGGAGACGGAGGCCTTCATGGGCGTCGTCCAGCGCATCCGCGACCGCGGCGTGACCATCCTGCTGGTCGAGCACGACATGCGCATGGTGATGACCATCTCCGACCGCGTGGTGGTGCTGAACCACGGGCGCATCATCGCCGAAGGCCCGCCGGAGGTCATCCGCGCCAACCCGGACGTGATCCAGGCCTATCTGGGCCAGGGGGTGAAGCATGCTAAAGGTTGA
- a CDS encoding ABC transporter ATP-binding protein, translated as MLKVEGITVCYGQIPALRNVSLTVEEGELVTLIGANGAGKTTTLRAISGLLPLASGRITFEGREIGNAAPRTVLALGVAHCPEGRRVFPHLTVRENLEMGAYLRRDYQAVAQDMERLFDRFPRLKERLNQPAGTMSGGEQQMLAIARALMSRPKIVLFDEPSLGLAPNLVERTFEIVSDIRREGTTVLMVEQNAYAALDMCDRAYLLESGQVMEQGTGQAMLANDHIQRAYLGG; from the coding sequence ATGCTAAAGGTTGAGGGGATCACCGTCTGCTACGGCCAGATTCCGGCGCTCCGCAACGTCTCGCTGACGGTGGAGGAAGGGGAGCTGGTCACGCTGATCGGCGCCAACGGCGCCGGCAAGACCACCACGCTGCGCGCCATCAGCGGCCTGCTGCCGCTGGCCTCGGGCCGCATCACCTTCGAGGGGCGGGAGATCGGCAACGCAGCACCCCGCACGGTGCTGGCGCTGGGTGTGGCCCACTGTCCGGAGGGGCGGCGCGTCTTCCCCCACCTGACCGTGCGCGAGAACCTGGAGATGGGCGCCTATCTGCGCCGCGACTATCAGGCGGTGGCCCAGGACATGGAGCGGCTGTTCGACCGCTTCCCCCGCCTGAAGGAGCGGCTGAACCAGCCCGCCGGCACCATGTCGGGCGGCGAGCAGCAGATGCTGGCCATCGCGCGGGCGCTGATGTCGCGCCCGAAGATCGTGCTGTTCGACGAGCCGTCGCTGGGCCTCGCCCCCAACCTCGTGGAGCGCACCTTCGAGATCGTGTCGGACATCCGCCGGGAAGGGACCACCGTGCTGATGGTCGAGCAGAACGCCTACGCCGCGCTCGACATGTGCGACCGCGCCTACCTGCTGGAGAGCGGGCAGGTGATGGAGCAGGGCACCGGGCAGGCCATGCTCGCCAACGACCACATCCAGCGCGCCTATCTGGGCGGTTAA
- a CDS encoding xanthine dehydrogenase family protein molybdopterin-binding subunit, translated as MGEVSTAGSGAGSGVGARVRRKEDDRLLRGRGRFVGDIALVGMKELAFVRSPVAHATITGIEIPEEHRGAVFTWADLAAGGVKPIRAVSGLPGFKVSEQPALADGKVRFVGEPVAVCVAATRAEAEDIAASVFVDYAELPVNSDMLEAVTPGAPKVHDHWPDNVFLETNVGGNIAEIAATAPVKVSRTIRTARQCMVPLEGKGVVAHWDRHVEQLVLTTSTQMPHIVRAGLSECLDLDQGLIRVVAPDVGGGFGWKGLLQPEEIVAAWIAMRLDRPVRWTEDRREHLVAAANAREHHYEITAYADARGRLLGIEADAWVDAGAYSVYPFSACLEAAQVGSILPGPYDFAHYRCRTFSVCTNKPPIVPYRGVARTGVCFAMEQMIDAVADAVGREPWQVRLENLVPPEKMPFDNVTKKHFDSGDYPESVRRAVAAIELEGWRARQKAGEPDGRLIGVGFATYCEQSAHGTAVYHGWGIPMVPGHEQAQARITPDGGLELRVGVQSHGQSMETTFAQVAHEVLGIPLEKIKLVHGDTGLTPYSTGTWGSRSMVMAGGAVATACRTLAERLRKIGAHLMQAGPDGVVLEGGSVKAGAAAVTIREIAHTWYRAPQLLPADVDRGGLEVTAGYKPGSDHGTFSYATHAVAVAVDPEIGQVEILDYVVVEDAGTMVNPMVVDGQIYGGVAQGVGTALYERMPYDAEGQPLASTFADYLIPGFTEVPHVRIIHMLTPSPYTEFGVKGIGEGGAIAPPAAICNAINDALKPLGVIVTNAPMTPEVILSAIAGERGAA; from the coding sequence ATGGGAGAGGTTAGCACCGCTGGATCGGGCGCCGGTTCCGGCGTCGGCGCCAGGGTCCGCCGCAAGGAGGACGACCGGCTGCTGCGCGGGCGGGGCCGCTTCGTCGGCGACATCGCCCTGGTCGGCATGAAGGAATTGGCCTTCGTGCGCAGCCCGGTCGCCCACGCCACCATCACCGGCATCGAGATCCCGGAGGAGCACCGCGGCGCCGTCTTCACCTGGGCGGACTTGGCGGCGGGCGGCGTCAAGCCGATCCGCGCCGTGTCGGGCCTGCCCGGCTTCAAGGTGTCGGAGCAGCCGGCGCTGGCCGACGGCAAGGTCCGCTTCGTCGGTGAGCCGGTGGCCGTCTGCGTCGCTGCCACCCGCGCCGAGGCCGAGGACATCGCGGCGTCTGTCTTCGTCGATTACGCCGAGCTGCCGGTGAATTCCGACATGCTAGAGGCGGTGACGCCGGGCGCGCCGAAGGTGCACGACCACTGGCCGGACAACGTCTTCCTGGAGACCAACGTCGGCGGGAACATCGCGGAGATCGCCGCCACCGCCCCGGTCAAGGTCTCGCGGACCATCCGCACGGCGCGCCAGTGCATGGTGCCGCTGGAGGGCAAGGGCGTGGTCGCCCATTGGGACCGCCACGTCGAGCAGCTCGTCCTGACCACCTCGACCCAGATGCCGCACATCGTGCGCGCTGGCCTGTCGGAATGCCTGGACCTCGACCAGGGGCTGATCCGCGTGGTGGCGCCGGACGTCGGCGGCGGCTTTGGCTGGAAGGGCCTGCTCCAGCCGGAGGAGATCGTGGCCGCCTGGATCGCCATGCGGCTCGACCGTCCCGTCCGCTGGACCGAGGACCGGCGGGAGCATCTGGTCGCCGCCGCCAACGCCCGCGAGCACCATTACGAGATCACCGCCTACGCCGACGCGCGCGGGCGGCTGCTGGGGATCGAGGCCGACGCCTGGGTCGATGCCGGGGCCTACTCCGTCTATCCCTTCTCGGCCTGCCTGGAGGCGGCGCAGGTCGGCAGCATCCTGCCCGGTCCCTACGACTTCGCCCATTACCGCTGCCGCACCTTCTCCGTCTGCACCAACAAGCCGCCGATCGTTCCCTACCGCGGCGTGGCGCGCACCGGCGTGTGCTTCGCCATGGAGCAGATGATCGACGCCGTGGCCGACGCCGTGGGGCGGGAGCCGTGGCAGGTCCGGCTGGAAAACCTCGTCCCGCCGGAGAAGATGCCCTTCGACAACGTGACGAAGAAGCATTTCGACAGCGGCGACTATCCGGAATCCGTCCGCCGCGCCGTCGCCGCCATCGAGCTTGAGGGCTGGCGCGCCCGCCAAAAGGCGGGAGAGCCGGATGGGCGTCTGATCGGCGTCGGCTTCGCCACCTATTGCGAGCAGTCGGCCCACGGCACCGCCGTCTATCACGGCTGGGGCATCCCCATGGTGCCGGGGCACGAGCAGGCGCAGGCCCGCATCACCCCGGACGGCGGGCTGGAGCTGCGCGTCGGCGTGCAGTCGCACGGCCAGAGCATGGAGACCACCTTCGCCCAGGTCGCCCACGAGGTGCTGGGCATCCCGCTGGAGAAGATCAAGCTGGTGCACGGCGACACCGGCCTGACGCCCTATTCGACGGGCACCTGGGGGTCGCGCAGCATGGTCATGGCCGGCGGCGCCGTCGCCACCGCCTGCCGCACGCTGGCCGAGCGGCTGCGCAAGATCGGCGCGCACCTGATGCAGGCCGGGCCGGACGGGGTGGTTCTGGAGGGCGGGTCGGTGAAGGCCGGGGCCGCCGCGGTGACCATCCGCGAGATCGCCCACACCTGGTACCGCGCGCCGCAGCTCCTTCCCGCCGACGTGGACCGCGGCGGGCTGGAGGTCACCGCCGGCTACAAGCCGGGCAGCGACCACGGCACCTTCTCCTACGCCACCCACGCCGTGGCGGTGGCCGTGGACCCGGAGATCGGGCAGGTCGAGATTCTCGATTACGTGGTGGTCGAGGACGCCGGGACCATGGTCAACCCGATGGTCGTCGACGGCCAGATCTACGGCGGCGTCGCCCAGGGCGTCGGCACCGCGCTCTACGAGCGTATGCCCTACGACGCGGAGGGCCAGCCGCTCGCCTCCACCTTCGCGGATTACCTGATCCCCGGTTTCACCGAGGTCCCGCACGTAAGGATCATCCACATGCTGACCCCCTCGCCCTACACCGAGTTCGGCGTGAAGGGCATCGGCGAGGGCGGCGCCATCGCCCCGCCGGCGGCGATTTGCAACGCCATCAACGACGCGCTGAAGCCGCTGGGAGTCATCGTGACGAACGCGCCGATGACGCCCGAAGTGATTCTCTCCGCCATTGCGGGCGAGCGGGGTGCGGCATGA